Proteins encoded within one genomic window of Streptomyces sp. NBC_01314:
- the rpmA gene encoding 50S ribosomal protein L27, translating into MAHKKGASSTRNGRDSNAQRLGVKRFGGQVVNAGEILVRQRGTHFHPGSGVGRGKDDTLFALNAGAVEFGTRRGRKVVNIVPAA; encoded by the coding sequence ATGGCACACAAGAAGGGCGCATCGTCCACCCGGAACGGTCGCGACTCCAACGCTCAGCGGCTCGGCGTGAAGCGCTTCGGCGGTCAGGTCGTCAACGCCGGTGAGATCCTGGTCCGCCAGCGCGGCACGCACTTCCACCCGGGTTCGGGTGTCGGCCGCGGCAAGGACGACACGCTGTTCGCGCTGAACGCCGGTGCGGTCGAGTTCGGCACCAGGCGTGGTCGCAAGGTCGTCAACATCGTTCCGGCCGCCTGA
- a CDS encoding TIGR03936 family radical SAM-associated protein, producing MQRIRLRYTKRGRLRFTSHRDFQRAFERALRRAEVPMAYSAGFTPHPKVSYANAAPTGTGSEAEYLEIALTDARDPEKLRILLDESLPAGLDIIDAVEARTSGLADRLTASVWELRLDGVDPADAERAVEAFKAADLVEVQRRAKNGVRTFDARAAVVDLDSRDGRDGSDGPDGSATPRPQLAASGGSTGAAATAPLAGPTDQPCAILRLVVRHVTPAVRPDDVLSGLRAVADLAPPVPAAVTRLAQGLFDAESGTVTDPLAPDREAAQALSTAEPAAAAEVPAPVGPA from the coding sequence GTGCAGCGCATCCGACTGCGCTACACCAAGCGCGGCCGCCTCCGGTTCACCAGCCACCGTGATTTCCAGCGCGCCTTCGAGCGTGCGCTGCGCCGTGCCGAGGTGCCGATGGCGTACTCGGCGGGGTTCACGCCGCATCCGAAGGTGTCGTACGCCAATGCCGCACCCACCGGCACGGGCAGTGAGGCGGAGTACCTGGAGATCGCGCTCACCGACGCGCGCGATCCGGAGAAGCTCAGGATCCTGCTCGACGAGTCGTTGCCCGCCGGGCTCGACATCATCGACGCGGTCGAGGCCCGGACCTCCGGGCTCGCCGACCGGCTCACGGCCTCCGTGTGGGAGCTGCGCCTCGACGGCGTGGACCCGGCGGACGCCGAGCGAGCGGTAGAGGCCTTCAAGGCGGCGGACCTCGTCGAGGTCCAGCGCAGGGCCAAGAACGGCGTACGGACCTTCGACGCCAGGGCCGCCGTCGTCGACCTCGACAGCCGTGACGGACGGGACGGAAGCGACGGACCTGACGGTTCTGCGACGCCCCGTCCACAGCTCGCCGCAAGCGGCGGCTCCACTGGAGCGGCCGCCACCGCGCCCCTTGCTGGGCCGACGGACCAGCCCTGTGCGATACTGCGGCTGGTTGTTCGGCACGTGACGCCTGCCGTACGACCCGACGACGTCCTGTCCGGTCTCCGCGCCGTGGCCGACCTGGCGCCGCCGGTCCCCGCAGCGGTGACCAGGCTGGCGCAGGGGCTTTTCGATGCAGAGTCCGGCACGGTGACCGACCCGCTCGCGCCCGACCGCGAGGCAGCGCAGGCTCTCTCAACGGCCGAACCCGCTGCCGCCGCGGAGGTGCCGGCGCCGGTGGGCCCCGCGTAG
- a CDS encoding TIGR03960 family B12-binding radical SAM protein: protein MSVESVFPQLEALLPHVQKPIQYVGGELNSTVKPWESSDVRWALMYPDAYEVGLPNQGVMILYEVLNEREGVLAERTYSVWPDLEALMREHNVPQFTVDSHRPVKAFDVFGLSFSTELGYTNMLTALDLAGIPLEAKDRTLDDPIVLAGGHAAFNPEPVADFIDAAIIGDGEQAVLDMTAIIRAWKAEGRPGGREEVLFRLARTGSVYVPAFYDVEYLADGRIGRVVPNKSGVPWRVSKHTVMDLDEWPYPKQPLVPLAETVHERMSVEIFRGCTRGCRFCQAGMITRPVRERSITGIGEMVEKGLKATGFEEVGLLSLSSADHSEIGEVAKGLADRYEEDKIGLSLPSTRVDAFNVDLANELTRNGRRSGLTFAPEGGSERMRKVINKMVSEDDLIRTVSTAYGNGWRQVKLYFMCGLPTETDEDVLQIADMAMKVIAEGRKVSGQNDIRCTVSIGGFVPKPHTPFQWAPQLSAEETDARLGKLRDKIRGDKKYGRSIGFRYHDGKPGIVEGLLSRGDRRIGAVIRAVYEDGGRFDGWREHFSYDRWMACADKTLPAFGVDVDWYTTRERTYEEVLPWDHLDSGLDKDWLWEDWQDALDETEVEDCRWTPCFDCGVCPQLGLDIQIGPTGKKLLPLEVKK, encoded by the coding sequence ATGTCTGTCGAGTCGGTCTTCCCACAGCTCGAGGCCCTGCTGCCGCATGTGCAGAAGCCGATCCAGTACGTGGGCGGTGAGCTCAACTCCACTGTCAAGCCCTGGGAGTCCAGCGACGTCCGCTGGGCGCTCATGTACCCGGACGCGTACGAGGTCGGTCTGCCCAACCAGGGCGTCATGATCCTCTACGAGGTGCTCAACGAGCGCGAGGGCGTGCTGGCCGAGCGCACGTACAGCGTGTGGCCGGACCTGGAGGCGCTGATGCGGGAGCACAACGTCCCGCAGTTCACCGTCGACAGCCACCGCCCGGTGAAGGCCTTCGACGTGTTCGGTCTGTCCTTCTCCACGGAGCTGGGCTACACGAACATGCTGACCGCGCTGGACCTGGCCGGGATCCCCCTGGAGGCCAAGGACCGCACCCTCGACGACCCGATCGTGCTGGCCGGCGGCCACGCGGCCTTCAACCCCGAGCCGGTCGCCGACTTCATCGACGCGGCGATCATCGGCGACGGCGAGCAGGCCGTGCTCGACATGACCGCGATCATCCGCGCGTGGAAGGCGGAGGGCCGGCCGGGTGGCCGGGAGGAGGTCCTGTTCCGCCTCGCGAGGACCGGCTCCGTCTACGTCCCGGCGTTCTACGACGTCGAGTACCTCGCGGACGGCCGCATCGGCCGCGTCGTACCGAACAAGTCGGGTGTCCCGTGGCGGGTGTCCAAGCACACCGTCATGGACCTGGACGAGTGGCCGTACCCCAAGCAGCCCCTGGTCCCGCTCGCGGAGACGGTCCACGAGCGCATGTCGGTGGAGATCTTCCGCGGCTGTACCCGCGGCTGCCGCTTCTGCCAGGCGGGCATGATCACCCGCCCGGTCCGCGAGCGTTCCATCACGGGCATCGGCGAGATGGTCGAGAAGGGCCTCAAGGCGACCGGCTTCGAGGAGGTCGGCCTTCTCTCCCTCTCCTCCGCCGACCACAGTGAGATCGGCGAGGTCGCCAAGGGACTGGCGGACCGGTACGAGGAGGACAAGATCGGCCTGTCCCTCCCCTCGACCCGGGTGGACGCCTTCAACGTCGACCTCGCGAACGAGCTGACGAGGAACGGCCGACGCTCGGGTCTGACCTTCGCGCCCGAGGGCGGCTCCGAGCGCATGCGCAAGGTCATCAACAAGATGGTCTCGGAGGACGACCTGATCCGGACCGTCTCCACCGCGTACGGCAACGGCTGGCGCCAGGTGAAGCTGTACTTCATGTGCGGCCTGCCGACGGAGACCGACGAGGACGTCCTCCAGATCGCCGACATGGCGATGAAGGTGATCGCCGAGGGCCGCAAGGTCTCCGGCCAGAACGACATCCGCTGCACGGTCTCGATCGGCGGCTTCGTCCCCAAGCCCCACACCCCCTTCCAGTGGGCCCCGCAGCTCTCCGCCGAGGAGACGGACGCGCGGCTCGGGAAGCTCCGCGACAAAATCCGCGGCGACAAGAAGTACGGCCGCTCCATCGGCTTCCGCTACCACGACGGCAAGCCGGGCATCGTCGAGGGCCTGCTGTCACGCGGCGACCGCCGCATCGGCGCCGTGATCCGCGCGGTCTACGAGGACGGCGGTCGCTTCGACGGCTGGCGCGAGCACTTCTCGTACGACCGCTGGATGGCCTGCGCCGACAAGACGCTCCCCGCCTTCGGCGTCGACGTCGACTGGTACACCACCCGCGAGCGCACCTACGAGGAGGTCCTCCCCTGGGACCACCTGGACTCCGGCCTCGACAAGGACTGGCTCTGGGAGGACTGGCAGGACGCCCTCGACGAGACCGAGGTCGAGGACTGCCGCTGGACCCCGTGCTTCGACTGCGGGGTGTGCCCCCAGCTCGGCCTTGACATCCAGATCGGCCCGACGGGCAAGAAGCTGCTGCCGCTTGAGGTCAAGAAGTAG
- a CDS encoding Rne/Rng family ribonuclease: protein MPESIDSTEPAQGSEHNTPSDTLPPRRRRRAASRPAGPPSAASEAAAETTAPAIPVAESEDLASADETAEVTEPTVVDEAAVTAEAVTDAEVDEEADEAETAAAEAPAVVEEAAPAGRTRRRATRRASAPAGAPKDAEAVEVVETVVPATAAAVAESAETTAVASEAPAAVEEAAPAGRTRRRATRRASAPTGAPAAAEESAAAPETAAPAEAPAAEAPAAVEEAAPAGRTRRRATRRVSAPAGEPVAAEVVEAPTEAVEAAPAAVQEPVEEEAEEATPRRTRRRATRRVTTPAGAPEGEAADAAESVAARTAAPQTVQAAVAEAPAAEPESAQVAQDSDTPAAEGEDAEPRRARRRSARKAAGGFSAPPPPPVAEEAPARPSRPSVAVFQAPVFTEPMFQTPERAAAQAAAEAETETVEVEEPAETTDFGGFTEEENTGGSRRRRRRRGEPAEAEQPVAAAVVAAEPEEPEEPEEGNEDAEGDEYGEEESTGSRRRRRRGGRRRRRGESADADDAEGDELAAEQATQDTEDTAEQADEDAEDEADERDEPGSGSSSSRRRRRRRRRAGDSGTETEVAVDDPERTVVKVREPRERRAKETEFSDEVQSIKGSTRLEAKKQRRREGREQGRRRVPIITEAEFLARREAVERVMVVRQSGERTQIGVLEDNVLVEHYVNKEQSTSYVGNVYLGKVQNVLPSMEAAFIDIGKGRNAVLYAGEVNFEALGMANGPRRIESALKSGQSVLVQVTKDPIGHKGARLTSQVSLPGRYLVYVPEGSMTGISRKLPDTERARLKTILKKIVPEDAGVIVRTAAEGASEDELRRDVERLHAQWGDIQKKAKNGGSSNAPTLLYGEPDMTVRVVRDIFNEDFSKVIVSGEDAWETIHGYVAHVAPDLAGRLQKWTSEVDVFATYRIDEQLMKALDRKVWLPSGGSLVIDKTEAMIVVDVNTGKFTGQGGNLEETVTRNNLEAAEEIVRQLRLRDLGGIVVIDFIDMVLESNRDLVLRRLLECLGRDRTKHQVAEVTSLGLVQMTRKRVGQGLLESFSETCVHCNGRGVIVHMDQPTAVGGGGKRRKRGRGAEHDHEPMSASEALEPMESAELVEAEVAAEVAEPVALPAPEYEPDEELYSSVAEAEAAVGRGRSRRRATRRASAPSGAPKSREAVATTVSEEPAPKSREAAEAEPVAVEDPVVEAPAAVSTEEAAPKGRTRRRATRKVSAPAGAPTGAAAEDAVVTVAEPVAQPVAEPVVEKAAEPVAEPVAQPEAAAAVESAAPARPRRRAVRKATAPTASAEAAAVVVVPSVSAEDTAEAPVEEAAPAAEETETEAPAKKAAARRTAKKATAKKAATATATVAKKTAAVKKTVAKKATAKKAATKKTATKKTTVAAEQSSAAVTASTDES from the coding sequence ATGCCCGAATCGATCGATTCCACAGAGCCCGCGCAGGGCTCCGAGCACAACACGCCGAGCGACACGCTGCCCCCGCGCCGCCGTCGCCGTGCCGCGTCCCGCCCCGCGGGACCGCCGTCCGCCGCCTCCGAAGCGGCCGCGGAGACCACCGCGCCGGCCATACCGGTCGCCGAGTCCGAGGACCTCGCGTCCGCTGACGAGACGGCCGAGGTGACTGAGCCGACCGTGGTGGACGAGGCCGCAGTGACCGCTGAGGCCGTCACGGATGCCGAGGTGGACGAGGAGGCCGACGAGGCCGAGACCGCCGCTGCCGAGGCACCCGCTGTCGTCGAGGAGGCCGCACCCGCCGGTCGTACGCGTCGTCGTGCGACCCGCCGTGCCTCCGCGCCAGCCGGCGCGCCCAAGGACGCCGAGGCCGTCGAGGTCGTCGAGACCGTGGTGCCGGCCACCGCCGCCGCTGTGGCCGAGAGTGCCGAGACCACCGCTGTCGCCTCCGAGGCGCCAGCCGCTGTCGAGGAGGCCGCGCCCGCCGGTCGTACGCGCCGTCGTGCGACCCGCCGGGCTTCGGCCCCTACCGGTGCGCCCGCGGCGGCCGAGGAGAGTGCCGCCGCGCCCGAGACCGCAGCTCCGGCCGAGGCTCCCGCCGCTGAGGCGCCTGCCGCTGTCGAGGAGGCCGCGCCCGCCGGTCGTACGCGCCGTCGCGCCACACGGCGGGTGTCCGCGCCCGCCGGTGAGCCGGTGGCCGCAGAAGTCGTGGAGGCGCCGACGGAGGCCGTGGAAGCTGCCCCCGCCGCCGTTCAGGAGCCCGTGGAGGAGGAGGCCGAGGAGGCCACCCCGCGCCGTACGCGTCGTCGTGCCACTCGGCGGGTGACCACGCCCGCCGGGGCGCCCGAGGGTGAGGCCGCCGATGCGGCCGAGTCCGTCGCCGCCCGGACCGCCGCGCCGCAGACCGTGCAGGCGGCCGTCGCCGAGGCGCCCGCCGCCGAGCCGGAGTCGGCCCAGGTCGCCCAGGACTCCGACACGCCGGCCGCCGAGGGTGAGGACGCCGAGCCGCGTCGGGCCCGTCGTCGGTCCGCGCGCAAGGCCGCCGGTGGGTTCTCGGCGCCGCCGCCCCCGCCGGTCGCGGAGGAGGCGCCGGCACGCCCGTCGCGGCCCTCCGTGGCCGTGTTCCAGGCGCCGGTGTTCACCGAGCCGATGTTCCAGACGCCGGAGCGGGCCGCCGCGCAGGCCGCCGCCGAGGCGGAGACCGAGACCGTGGAGGTCGAGGAGCCCGCCGAGACCACCGACTTCGGCGGGTTCACCGAGGAGGAGAACACCGGCGGATCCCGTCGTCGCCGTCGCCGTCGGGGCGAGCCCGCCGAGGCGGAGCAGCCCGTGGCCGCCGCCGTCGTGGCCGCCGAGCCGGAGGAGCCCGAGGAGCCCGAAGAGGGCAACGAGGACGCCGAGGGTGACGAGTACGGCGAGGAGGAGTCCACCGGGTCGCGTCGTCGCCGTCGCCGTGGTGGCCGTCGTCGTCGTCGGGGCGAGTCGGCCGACGCCGACGACGCCGAGGGTGACGAACTCGCCGCCGAGCAGGCCACGCAGGACACCGAGGACACCGCCGAGCAGGCGGACGAGGACGCCGAGGACGAGGCCGACGAGCGCGACGAGCCCGGTTCCGGCTCCAGCAGCAGCCGTCGCCGCCGTCGCCGCCGTCGCCGCGCCGGAGACTCAGGCACCGAGACCGAGGTCGCCGTCGACGACCCGGAGCGCACGGTCGTCAAGGTCCGTGAGCCGCGCGAGCGGCGCGCCAAGGAGACCGAGTTCTCCGACGAGGTGCAGTCCATCAAGGGCTCGACGCGTCTGGAGGCCAAGAAGCAGCGGCGCCGCGAAGGCCGGGAGCAGGGACGCCGGCGCGTCCCGATCATCACCGAGGCCGAGTTCCTCGCCCGCCGTGAGGCCGTCGAGCGCGTCATGGTCGTCCGCCAGAGCGGCGAGCGCACCCAGATCGGCGTCCTGGAAGACAACGTGCTCGTCGAGCACTACGTCAACAAGGAGCAGTCGACCTCGTACGTCGGCAACGTCTACCTCGGCAAGGTGCAGAACGTGCTGCCGTCGATGGAGGCCGCCTTCATCGACATCGGCAAGGGGCGCAACGCCGTCCTGTACGCCGGTGAGGTCAACTTCGAGGCGCTGGGCATGGCCAACGGGCCGCGGCGCATCGAGTCCGCCCTGAAGTCCGGCCAGTCGGTCCTCGTCCAGGTGACGAAGGACCCGATCGGGCACAAGGGCGCCCGCCTGACCAGCCAGGTCTCGCTGCCCGGCCGCTACCTGGTTTACGTCCCCGAGGGGTCGATGACCGGTATCAGCCGCAAGCTGCCCGACACCGAGCGGGCCCGGCTGAAGACCATCCTCAAGAAGATCGTCCCCGAGGACGCGGGCGTCATCGTGCGTACCGCCGCCGAGGGCGCGAGCGAGGACGAGCTGCGCCGTGACGTCGAACGGCTGCACGCGCAGTGGGGGGACATCCAGAAGAAGGCCAAGAACGGCGGCAGCTCGAATGCGCCGACGTTGCTGTACGGCGAGCCGGACATGACCGTCCGCGTCGTCCGCGACATCTTCAACGAGGACTTCTCCAAGGTCATCGTCAGCGGCGAGGACGCGTGGGAGACCATCCACGGATACGTCGCGCACGTCGCGCCCGACCTGGCGGGCCGCCTGCAGAAGTGGACCTCCGAGGTCGATGTCTTCGCGACGTACCGCATCGACGAGCAGCTGATGAAGGCGCTGGACCGCAAGGTGTGGCTGCCCAGCGGTGGTTCGCTGGTGATCGACAAGACCGAGGCCATGATCGTGGTCGACGTCAACACCGGCAAGTTCACCGGCCAGGGCGGCAACCTGGAGGAGACGGTCACCAGGAACAACCTGGAGGCGGCCGAGGAGATCGTGCGTCAGCTGCGGCTGCGTGACCTCGGCGGCATCGTCGTCATCGACTTCATCGACATGGTCCTGGAGTCCAACCGGGACCTGGTGCTGCGGCGCCTGCTGGAGTGCCTGGGACGCGACCGTACGAAGCACCAGGTCGCCGAGGTCACCTCGCTGGGCCTGGTCCAGATGACCCGGAAGCGGGTCGGGCAGGGCCTCCTGGAGTCCTTCTCCGAGACCTGTGTCCACTGCAACGGGCGCGGTGTGATCGTGCACATGGACCAGCCGACGGCCGTCGGCGGTGGCGGCAAGCGCCGCAAGCGCGGGCGTGGCGCCGAGCACGACCACGAGCCCATGTCCGCTTCCGAGGCCCTCGAGCCGATGGAGTCGGCCGAGTTGGTCGAGGCCGAGGTGGCCGCCGAGGTCGCCGAGCCCGTGGCGCTCCCCGCCCCCGAGTACGAGCCCGACGAGGAGCTGTACAGCAGCGTCGCCGAGGCCGAGGCGGCGGTCGGGCGTGGCCGTTCGCGGCGTCGCGCGACCCGGAGGGCGTCCGCGCCCTCGGGTGCGCCGAAGTCCCGCGAGGCCGTGGCCACCACCGTCTCCGAGGAGCCTGCCCCGAAGTCGCGGGAGGCCGCCGAGGCGGAGCCCGTGGCTGTGGAGGACCCGGTCGTCGAGGCGCCGGCCGCCGTGAGCACCGAGGAGGCCGCGCCCAAGGGCCGCACGCGTCGCCGGGCGACCCGGAAGGTGTCCGCTCCGGCGGGCGCGCCGACCGGGGCGGCGGCGGAGGACGCCGTGGTGACGGTGGCCGAGCCGGTCGCGCAGCCCGTGGCCGAGCCGGTGGTCGAGAAGGCCGCCGAGCCGGTTGCCGAGCCGGTCGCGCAGCCCGAGGCGGCTGCCGCCGTCGAGAGCGCGGCTCCGGCCCGCCCGCGTCGGCGTGCCGTGCGCAAGGCGACGGCGCCCACCGCGTCCGCGGAGGCGGCAGCCGTGGTCGTGGTCCCGTCCGTTTCCGCCGAGGACACGGCCGAGGCTCCGGTCGAGGAGGCCGCTCCGGCCGCCGAGGAGACCGAGACCGAGGCGCCCGCGAAGAAGGCGGCGGCGCGCAGGACGGCCAAGAAGGCCACGGCGAAGAAGGCCGCCACCGCCACCGCCACCGTCGCCAAGAAGACGGCGGCGGTCAAGAAGACGGTCGCGAAGAAGGCCACGGCCAAGAAGGCGGCGACGAAGAAGACGGCCACGAAGAAGACCACGGTGGCCGCCGAGCAGTCGTCGGCCGCGGTGACGGCTTCGACCGACGAGAGCTGA
- a CDS encoding RNA-guided endonuclease InsQ/TnpB family protein yields MQLRYAFRLYPDPGQRTALAKAFGCARVVFNDVVRAREDARKAQQPFPKIGELSTRLITQAKQTTSRSWLGEVSAVVLQQSLRDAEAAYKNFFASLKGTRKGPRTGAPRFKSRKDARQSIRFTANARWSLTGSGRLNLPKIGAVKVKWSRTLPATPTSVTVVKDSAGRYFASFVIDTDPQADAERMPATDRTVGIDLGLTHFAVLSDGTKIGSPRFLRRAEKKLKKTQRELSRKQKGSKNRAKARLKVARAHAKVTDARHEFHHQLSTKLISENQGIAVEDLSVTGLARTRLAKSVHDAGWASFINMLRYKAERYGRTLIKIGRFEPTSQTCSTCGVRDGPKPLDAREWTCAACGTVHDRDINAAINVKTAAGLAVSACGAPVGPGAIPAQREETGSHGFPTAPCAA; encoded by the coding sequence ATGCAGCTCAGGTACGCCTTCAGGTTGTACCCGGACCCCGGCCAGCGCACCGCGCTGGCCAAAGCGTTCGGGTGCGCCCGCGTCGTGTTCAACGACGTGGTGCGTGCCCGTGAGGACGCCCGCAAGGCCCAGCAGCCGTTCCCGAAGATCGGCGAGCTGTCCACCCGCCTGATCACCCAGGCGAAGCAGACCACCTCACGCTCCTGGCTGGGTGAGGTCTCCGCGGTCGTCCTGCAGCAGTCCCTGCGGGACGCCGAGGCCGCCTACAAGAACTTCTTCGCCTCCCTCAAGGGCACCCGCAAGGGGCCCAGGACCGGTGCGCCGCGGTTCAAGTCCCGCAAGGACGCCCGGCAGTCGATCCGGTTCACCGCCAACGCCCGCTGGTCCCTCACCGGGAGCGGCCGGCTGAACCTGCCCAAGATCGGGGCGGTGAAGGTGAAGTGGTCCCGCACGCTGCCCGCCACCCCCACCTCGGTCACCGTGGTCAAGGATTCCGCCGGCAGGTACTTCGCCTCCTTTGTCATCGACACCGACCCACAGGCGGATGCCGAGCGGATGCCCGCCACCGACCGCACCGTCGGCATCGACCTCGGCCTCACCCACTTCGCCGTTCTGTCCGACGGCACGAAGATCGGCTCCCCGCGTTTTCTGCGCCGCGCGGAGAAGAAGCTGAAGAAGACCCAGCGGGAACTGTCCCGCAAACAGAAAGGTTCGAAGAACCGCGCCAAGGCCCGGCTCAAGGTCGCTCGCGCCCACGCCAAGGTCACCGATGCCCGCCATGAGTTCCACCACCAGCTCTCCACGAAGCTGATCTCCGAGAACCAAGGGATCGCCGTGGAGGACCTGTCGGTGACGGGACTGGCCCGCACCAGGCTGGCCAAGTCCGTCCACGACGCCGGCTGGGCCTCATTCATCAACATGCTCCGGTACAAGGCGGAGCGGTACGGACGGACCCTGATCAAGATCGGCCGGTTCGAGCCGACCAGCCAGACCTGCTCCACCTGCGGCGTCAGAGACGGGCCCAAACCCCTCGACGCGAGGGAATGGACCTGCGCCGCCTGCGGCACCGTCCACGACCGGGACATCAACGCCGCGATCAATGTGAAGACGGCCGCCGGACTGGCGGTATCGGCCTGCGGAGCGCCGGTAGGACCAGGAGCAATCCCGGCACAGCGCGAAGAAACAGGAAGCCACGGATTCCCGACCGCACCCTGTGCCGCGTAG
- the tnpA gene encoding IS200/IS605 family transposase: MSDMQEIRTGRHCAFVMHVHLVSVTKFRHKVFTDVHLTRMEEIMRSVCADFECTLVEFNGETNHVHLLVNFPPKVAVTKLVNSLKGVSSRRLRQEFPDLVRHYWRANKLWSGSYFAGTVGGAPLTVVKQYIEQQNRPV, translated from the coding sequence ATGAGTGATATGCAGGAGATCAGAACTGGTCGGCACTGTGCTTTCGTGATGCATGTGCACTTGGTCTCCGTGACCAAGTTCCGGCACAAAGTGTTCACCGATGTTCATCTGACGCGCATGGAGGAGATCATGCGGTCGGTGTGCGCGGACTTCGAGTGCACGCTGGTGGAGTTCAATGGCGAGACCAACCACGTCCACCTGCTGGTGAACTTCCCGCCCAAGGTCGCCGTCACCAAGTTGGTCAACTCCCTCAAGGGCGTCTCCTCACGCCGTCTGCGCCAGGAATTCCCCGACCTGGTACGCCACTACTGGCGGGCCAACAAGCTCTGGTCCGGGTCCTACTTCGCCGGAACCGTCGGCGGCGCCCCGCTCACCGTGGTCAAGCAGTACATCGAACAGCAGAACCGGCCGGTGTGA
- the rplU gene encoding 50S ribosomal protein L21 produces the protein MYAIVRSGGRQHKVAVGDTVEVDKIPTAKVGDTVELSTLLVVDGDAVTSDPWVLAGIKVQAEIVDHHKGVKIDILRYKNKTGYRRRQGHRQQYTAIKVTEIPAAAK, from the coding sequence GTGTACGCCATCGTGCGCAGCGGTGGTCGCCAGCACAAGGTTGCTGTCGGCGACACCGTTGAGGTTGACAAGATTCCCACTGCCAAGGTTGGCGACACCGTAGAGCTCTCTACGCTGCTCGTTGTCGACGGCGACGCTGTGACCAGCGACCCGTGGGTGCTGGCCGGCATCAAGGTCCAGGCCGAGATCGTGGACCACCACAAGGGCGTCAAGATCGACATCCTTCGCTACAAGAACAAGACCGGCTACCGCCGTCGTCAGGGCCACCGCCAGCAGTACACGGCGATCAAGGTCACTGAGATCCCCGCGGCTGCGAAGTAA